A region from the uncultured Holophaga sp. genome encodes:
- a CDS encoding VacB/RNase II family 3'-5' exoribonuclease, with translation MRRSTSKYIPQPSQRGKGAGQPPKAGGKAQPAAPRAGETFEATFLGMPEAPGGFIRPIGAKKGSGLDLLVDWRDAQGAIHGDRVMAEVSGESWDGRLRGRVVRIVARGENPIPAHLQRQVAGGRVLWRAVPLEPRFSQIVSVEETDLAQDGDLVTVKLDPDPGLPQLRGRVLARLGRPTDLKIENKLTAALYNLRTDFPTAVMDELAPLPTEIPADWAEGREDLRQTLTVTVDPPTAKDFDDAISLEVLPPEEGGGWILGVHIADVSWYVQEGGPLDQEALTRGTSVYFPDECIPMLPDRLSSELCSLKEGVDRLTQTAWITLNPSLEVVETRFSESVIRSRRRLTYDQVKAACIDLEGRWRADLGDEISSMLDQALVLSRQLTEKRMGRGAMNLETEETEFLFDAEGFPVDAQRYGHHDAHRMIEEFMLLANEAVARYFTRKKLPTIYRIHDEPDPLKLEVFKGIAQDFGLMRPMEEPTPEVLNALLAKIAGGPLEAMLNTLLLRSLKRAEYSADNIGHSGLALHDYLHFTSPIRRYPDLIVHRLLRHSLRGEVFPDGLHGHLAVLAKRCSDNEQTATEAERENDRWKTCILMKPRIGQRFEGRIQGFSLKVAFVRLEKPFVEVGVPLGALGGSFEVDAHRTHATGMGGQTVLSIGDRVKVEIIGVDEDLRRVSAWVVEAQGKDGKGKTMTFVPSLAAPASLREADFVEEKRGRGSRDRRAAPEPRRSAGRPPRAVREGSRSGERREPAGRAERSGRSSRPERPARAKAPKGSVRGSGRRKG, from the coding sequence ATGAGACGTTCGACCAGCAAATACATCCCCCAGCCCTCCCAGCGCGGCAAGGGCGCCGGCCAACCCCCGAAGGCCGGCGGGAAGGCCCAGCCTGCCGCCCCCCGGGCGGGGGAGACCTTCGAGGCCACCTTCCTGGGCATGCCCGAAGCCCCCGGAGGCTTCATCCGGCCCATCGGAGCGAAGAAGGGCAGCGGATTGGACCTCCTGGTGGACTGGCGGGACGCCCAGGGTGCCATCCATGGCGACCGGGTCATGGCCGAGGTCAGCGGCGAGAGCTGGGACGGACGCCTCCGGGGTCGGGTGGTGCGGATCGTTGCCCGGGGCGAGAACCCCATCCCGGCCCATCTCCAGCGGCAGGTGGCAGGGGGCAGGGTCCTCTGGCGGGCGGTGCCCCTGGAGCCCCGCTTCAGCCAGATCGTCAGTGTGGAGGAGACAGACCTCGCTCAGGATGGTGACCTCGTCACCGTGAAGCTGGATCCGGATCCCGGGCTCCCCCAGCTCCGGGGCAGGGTGTTGGCCCGCCTGGGACGCCCCACGGACCTCAAGATCGAGAACAAGCTGACGGCAGCCCTCTACAATCTCCGCACGGACTTCCCCACGGCCGTGATGGACGAGCTGGCGCCCCTGCCCACCGAGATCCCCGCCGATTGGGCCGAGGGGCGGGAAGACCTTCGCCAGACCCTCACTGTGACGGTGGATCCCCCCACTGCCAAGGATTTCGACGATGCCATCAGTCTCGAGGTCCTGCCTCCGGAAGAGGGCGGCGGCTGGATCCTGGGGGTCCACATCGCCGATGTGAGCTGGTACGTGCAGGAGGGGGGGCCCCTGGACCAGGAGGCCCTCACCCGGGGAACCTCGGTCTACTTCCCGGATGAGTGCATCCCCATGCTGCCGGACCGTCTCTCCTCGGAGCTCTGCTCCCTGAAGGAGGGGGTGGATCGCCTCACCCAGACTGCGTGGATCACCCTCAATCCCTCCTTGGAGGTGGTGGAGACCCGCTTCTCGGAGAGCGTCATCCGCAGCCGCCGCCGCCTCACCTATGACCAGGTGAAGGCAGCCTGCATCGATCTGGAGGGCCGCTGGCGGGCCGACCTGGGGGATGAGATCAGCTCCATGCTCGACCAGGCCCTGGTGCTCTCCCGCCAGCTGACGGAGAAGCGCATGGGGCGCGGGGCCATGAATCTGGAGACGGAGGAGACGGAGTTCCTCTTTGATGCCGAGGGCTTCCCCGTGGACGCCCAGCGTTACGGCCACCACGACGCCCACCGGATGATCGAGGAGTTCATGCTCCTGGCCAACGAGGCCGTGGCGCGGTACTTCACCCGGAAGAAGCTTCCCACTATCTACCGCATCCACGATGAACCCGATCCCCTCAAGCTGGAGGTCTTCAAGGGCATCGCCCAGGACTTCGGGCTCATGCGCCCCATGGAGGAACCCACCCCGGAGGTGCTGAACGCCCTCCTGGCGAAGATCGCCGGGGGACCCCTGGAAGCGATGCTCAACACCCTGCTGCTCCGCAGCCTCAAGCGGGCTGAATACAGCGCCGACAACATCGGGCATTCGGGGCTGGCCCTGCACGACTACCTGCACTTCACCAGCCCCATCCGGCGCTACCCGGACCTCATCGTCCACCGGCTCCTGAGGCACAGTCTGCGGGGAGAGGTCTTCCCGGACGGACTCCACGGGCATCTGGCGGTGCTGGCCAAGCGCTGCAGCGACAACGAACAGACCGCCACCGAGGCGGAGCGCGAGAACGACCGCTGGAAGACCTGCATTCTCATGAAGCCCCGCATCGGTCAGCGCTTCGAGGGCCGCATCCAGGGTTTCTCCCTCAAGGTGGCCTTTGTGCGTCTTGAGAAGCCTTTCGTGGAAGTGGGGGTACCCCTGGGCGCCCTGGGGGGCAGCTTCGAGGTGGATGCCCACCGGACCCACGCCACGGGCATGGGCGGGCAGACTGTGCTCTCCATCGGAGACCGGGTGAAGGTGGAGATCATCGGAGTTGATGAAGACCTGCGCCGGGTCAGCGCATGGGTGGTGGAGGCCCAGGGCAAGGACGGCAAGGGCAAGACCATGACCTTCGTGCCCAGCCTGGCGGCCCCGGCCTCTCTGCGGGAAGCGGACTTCGTGGAGGAGAAGCGTGGCCGTGGCTCCCGGGATCGGCGTGCTGCCCCGGAGCCCCGCCGCTCTGCTGGCCGCCCCCCCAGGGCTGTGCGGGAGGGGAGCCGGAGCGGGGAACGCCGGGAGCCCGCAGGCCGCGCCGAGCGGTCTGGTCGGTCCAGCCGCCCCGAGCGGCCGGCCCGTGCGAAGGCGCCTAAGGGGAGCGTGCGGGGCAGCGGCCGCCGGAAGGGATGA
- a CDS encoding L,D-transpeptidase family protein translates to MSSADPVAAIHYRCLAMAGLQRSGSPYGRVPSRLLVADVTRQRLALLLEGELLAEHAISTAAAGLGSTSGSFMTPLGWHRIRGRIGAGAPRGSIFRCRQDTGERWHGEPSQEDLILTRVLTLDGLEPGANQGPGVDSLDRCIYIHGTNREELLGSPVSHGCLRMANADIEAFFELVREGDPLLISDGELPALGLDRLHFAGVAGSGMSALAQFLALKGVRVSGSDRSFDRGQRPQAREQLERLGIRILPQDGSGVAEAGGLVYSTAVEEEVPDLAEARRLGIPRVHRSELLEALVKTHRTIAITGTSGKSTTTAMVFEILKGVGRDPSVITGGDLPSLQAEGLWGNAWAGGSDLLVIEADESDGTVVRYHPAIGVILNLQKDHKEPEVVAEMFRSFRAQAREGFVVGEASNLTDFAEGAVVFGQGEGAKVRGEEVTLRAEGTRFRVKETWFSLPAPGRHNLENALAAIAACRSVGVPLGEMVAPLAAFQGVARRFQVLGERRGVQVVDDFGHNPAKVAASIRTARMRAHRVLAVYQPHGYAPTRFLRREFVETFATELEGEDRLWLLDIFFAGGTAQRDFGSRDLVEEVLAQGGRAEYAPSRGWLVERLCGEAREGDLILVMGARDPSLTDLARQMLQAL, encoded by the coding sequence ATGAGCTCTGCTGATCCCGTAGCCGCCATCCACTACCGCTGCCTTGCCATGGCCGGACTCCAGAGGAGCGGGAGTCCCTATGGGAGGGTGCCTTCCCGGCTCCTGGTGGCGGATGTGACCCGCCAGCGGCTGGCTCTGCTGCTGGAGGGGGAACTCCTGGCGGAGCATGCCATCTCGACGGCCGCTGCGGGCCTGGGCTCAACATCGGGCTCTTTCATGACGCCTCTGGGCTGGCATCGGATCCGGGGACGCATCGGGGCCGGAGCTCCCCGGGGCAGCATTTTCCGATGTCGCCAGGATACGGGAGAGCGCTGGCATGGGGAGCCCTCCCAGGAGGATCTGATCCTCACCCGGGTCCTGACCCTGGACGGGCTGGAACCGGGCGCGAACCAGGGGCCGGGGGTGGACAGCCTGGATCGTTGCATCTACATCCACGGGACCAACCGGGAGGAGCTCCTGGGCAGTCCGGTGTCACACGGGTGCCTGAGGATGGCCAACGCGGACATCGAGGCCTTCTTTGAACTGGTCCGGGAGGGGGACCCCCTGCTGATCTCCGATGGCGAGCTGCCGGCCCTCGGGCTGGACCGGCTCCACTTCGCCGGGGTGGCGGGCAGTGGGATGAGTGCCCTGGCTCAGTTCCTGGCTCTGAAGGGGGTGAGGGTCTCGGGCAGCGACCGCAGTTTCGACCGGGGGCAGCGGCCCCAGGCCCGGGAGCAGCTGGAGCGCCTGGGTATCCGGATCCTCCCCCAGGATGGGAGCGGTGTGGCGGAGGCCGGTGGCTTGGTCTACTCCACGGCGGTGGAGGAGGAGGTGCCGGATCTCGCCGAGGCCCGCCGTCTGGGCATTCCCCGGGTCCACCGCTCCGAGCTGCTGGAGGCACTGGTGAAGACCCACCGGACCATCGCCATCACGGGCACCAGTGGCAAGTCCACCACCACGGCCATGGTCTTCGAGATCCTGAAAGGGGTGGGTCGAGATCCCTCGGTCATCACCGGAGGGGATCTGCCGAGTCTCCAGGCCGAGGGTCTCTGGGGGAACGCCTGGGCGGGGGGCTCCGATCTCCTGGTCATCGAGGCCGACGAGAGCGATGGGACGGTGGTGCGCTACCACCCGGCCATCGGGGTGATCCTCAACCTCCAGAAGGACCACAAGGAACCGGAAGTGGTGGCGGAGATGTTCCGCAGCTTCCGGGCCCAGGCCCGGGAGGGCTTTGTCGTCGGGGAGGCCTCCAACCTGACGGACTTCGCCGAGGGGGCCGTGGTCTTCGGCCAGGGCGAGGGGGCCAAGGTCCGCGGCGAGGAGGTCACCCTCCGGGCCGAGGGCACCCGCTTCCGGGTCAAGGAGACCTGGTTCTCCCTGCCGGCCCCGGGACGGCACAACCTGGAGAACGCCCTGGCGGCCATCGCCGCCTGCCGGTCGGTGGGGGTGCCCCTGGGGGAGATGGTCGCACCCCTGGCCGCCTTCCAGGGGGTGGCCCGGCGCTTCCAGGTGCTGGGAGAGCGCCGGGGCGTCCAGGTGGTGGACGACTTCGGCCACAACCCTGCCAAGGTGGCGGCCTCCATCCGCACCGCCCGGATGCGGGCCCACCGGGTCCTGGCGGTCTACCAGCCCCACGGATATGCCCCGACCCGCTTTCTCCGCAGGGAGTTCGTGGAGACCTTCGCCACGGAATTGGAGGGGGAAGACCGCCTCTGGCTGCTGGACATCTTCTTTGCCGGGGGGACGGCCCAGCGGGACTTCGGCTCCCGTGACCTCGTGGAGGAGGTGCTCGCCCAGGGGGGAAGGGCGGAGTACGCCCCCTCCCGGGGCTGGCTGGTGGAGCGCCTCTGTGGCGAGGCGCGGGAGGGGGACCTCATCCTGGTGATGGGGGCCAGGGATCCCTCCCTGACGGACCTTGCCCGGCAGATGCTCCAGGCGCTCTGA
- a CDS encoding BRO family protein, translating into MIPARVESAVQTFNFEGASPVRTVVRGDEPWFVAVDVCAALDLDRTAYRRLDDDEKGVHSTHTPSGDQDMIVISESGLYTLIMRSRKPQAKPFRRWVTHEVLPAIRRTGAYAPQVPEAMPDLQAQLSEIREAIDSRRTRFRPSKKVEQNLQLLTLSLLAVSDYATTVCGELEETMLRLGIPRLGESSIPPKKEAAGSIRATPESPSGKINKAS; encoded by the coding sequence ATGATCCCTGCCCGGGTCGAGAGCGCCGTTCAAACCTTCAACTTCGAGGGGGCGTCACCAGTCCGCACGGTCGTGCGGGGAGATGAACCCTGGTTCGTGGCCGTCGACGTGTGCGCGGCGCTTGACCTGGACCGTACCGCCTATCGCAGGTTGGACGATGACGAGAAGGGTGTGCATTCAACGCACACCCCTTCTGGTGATCAGGACATGATCGTCATCTCCGAGTCCGGACTCTACACGCTGATCATGCGGAGCCGGAAGCCGCAGGCGAAGCCCTTCCGCCGCTGGGTCACCCACGAGGTTCTCCCCGCGATCCGCAGGACGGGGGCTTATGCGCCCCAGGTGCCGGAGGCGATGCCTGACCTGCAGGCCCAGCTCTCCGAGATCCGGGAGGCCATCGACTCCCGCCGGACCCGCTTCCGGCCCTCTAAGAAGGTGGAGCAGAACCTCCAGCTCCTGACCCTCAGCCTCCTTGCAGTTTCGGACTACGCGACTACAGTGTGTGGGGAGCTGGAGGAGACCATGCTCCGGCTCGGGATCCCCCGCCTCGGGGAGTCCTCCATACCCCCCAAAAAGGAAGCGGCTGGCAGCATAAGGGCAACTCCGGAGAGCCCCTCTGGCAAGATCAACAAAGCCAGCTAG
- a CDS encoding site-specific integrase, with protein MPKFKNGLAKVGRVYHYKFSFQGVSHHGSTGCETLDAAKAWLRKFRDDLAMEAAGIAVEGRGKTAPTLRAVLDEWTTAQAGAATDRHIRNVRDAVRLHLQELLELPIDQITTRAVEDARTHYLGTTGTCRRPGQEGEWTLTHTLGGANKVVQHLRSVLGWAVRRGHLEAVPFKLPPLKPQEEIRPVVWPELVQGFLANADQGHSRKVWAFPHSATAMRLMIGLGLRENEALDARWERLDRRRMVYQAPGKNRGVREIAVPEWLLEHLDRVLGPTAALPTGLILADKDGQPHKEGFTRKNCQRSAELVGVLGLHPHRLRASFATTHFEAGTPLSQIQQMMGHEDPETTMGYIVQRPKDQHLAQAKVAELMGFVKAG; from the coding sequence ATGCCCAAGTTCAAGAACGGCCTGGCCAAGGTGGGCCGGGTCTATCACTACAAGTTCAGCTTCCAGGGAGTGTCTCACCACGGCTCCACGGGCTGCGAGACGCTGGACGCCGCCAAGGCTTGGCTGCGCAAGTTCCGGGATGACCTGGCCATGGAGGCGGCCGGGATCGCGGTGGAGGGCAGGGGGAAGACTGCTCCCACCCTCCGGGCGGTCCTGGACGAGTGGACCACTGCCCAGGCCGGGGCCGCCACGGATCGGCACATCCGGAACGTCAGGGATGCGGTCCGCCTTCACCTGCAGGAGCTGCTGGAGCTGCCCATCGATCAGATCACCACCCGGGCCGTGGAGGATGCCCGGACCCACTACCTGGGGACCACCGGGACTTGCAGGCGCCCGGGGCAGGAGGGGGAGTGGACCCTGACCCACACCCTGGGCGGGGCCAACAAGGTGGTGCAGCACCTCCGCAGCGTCCTGGGGTGGGCGGTGCGCCGGGGGCACCTCGAGGCGGTGCCGTTCAAGCTGCCGCCCCTCAAGCCCCAGGAGGAGATCCGACCGGTGGTGTGGCCCGAGCTGGTGCAGGGTTTCCTGGCCAATGCCGATCAGGGGCACAGCCGGAAGGTCTGGGCCTTCCCGCACTCAGCCACGGCCATGCGCCTGATGATCGGCCTGGGCCTCCGGGAGAACGAGGCTCTGGACGCCAGGTGGGAGCGGCTGGACCGGCGCCGCATGGTCTACCAGGCCCCGGGCAAGAATCGGGGGGTGCGGGAGATCGCCGTGCCCGAATGGCTGCTGGAGCACCTGGACAGGGTCCTGGGGCCGACCGCGGCCCTGCCGACCGGGCTGATCCTGGCCGACAAGGATGGGCAGCCCCACAAGGAGGGCTTCACCCGGAAGAACTGCCAGCGGTCCGCGGAGCTGGTGGGCGTCCTCGGCCTGCATCCCCACCGGCTCCGGGCCAGCTTTGCCACCACCCACTTCGAGGCGGGGACCCCGCTCTCCCAGATCCAGCAGATGATGGGCCACGAGGATCCGGAGACGACCATGGGTTACATCGTCCAGCGGCCCAAGGACCAGCACCTGGCGCAGGCGAAGGTGGCCGAGTTGATGGGGTTCGTGAAGGCTGGGTGA
- a CDS encoding phage Gp37/Gp68 family protein, with the protein MSKVSAIEWTESTWNPITGCSKISPGCKHCYAERMAKRLQGMGTPQYRNGFEVTLQPKALEAPLGWPKPQMIFVNSMSDLFHDQVPDEYIKAIFDIMRRAHWHTFQILTKRAERLADLASQLDWAPNIWMGVSIESDAYVSRARDLAGTGAAIKFLSCEPLLGPLPSLDLSGINWVIVGGESGPGARPMAESWVLQIKDKCADQDVPFFFKQWGGVFKKKAGRLLQGRTWDDMPRVHGVSA; encoded by the coding sequence ATGTCCAAAGTGTCGGCAATTGAGTGGACGGAAAGTACGTGGAATCCTATTACAGGCTGCTCCAAGATTAGCCCTGGTTGTAAACATTGTTATGCCGAGAGGATGGCGAAGCGCCTGCAAGGCATGGGGACCCCGCAGTACCGGAATGGTTTCGAGGTGACGCTTCAGCCGAAGGCATTGGAGGCCCCGCTTGGGTGGCCCAAGCCCCAGATGATCTTTGTGAACTCGATGAGCGACCTGTTTCACGACCAAGTGCCTGACGAATACATCAAGGCCATCTTTGACATCATGCGGCGAGCCCACTGGCACACATTTCAGATCCTCACCAAACGCGCAGAGCGCCTCGCGGACTTGGCTTCTCAACTCGACTGGGCCCCGAACATCTGGATGGGGGTCAGTATCGAGTCGGACGCCTATGTTTCACGGGCTCGGGACCTCGCGGGGACTGGTGCCGCTATCAAATTCTTGAGTTGCGAACCTCTACTGGGTCCCCTGCCTTCGCTGGATCTTTCCGGCATCAACTGGGTCATCGTGGGCGGGGAGAGTGGTCCTGGAGCTCGTCCGATGGCTGAGTCTTGGGTTCTGCAGATCAAAGACAAATGCGCTGACCAGGATGTCCCATTCTTCTTTAAGCAGTGGGGAGGGGTGTTCAAGAAGAAGGCAGGTCGCCTCCTGCAGGGTCGCACCTGGGACGACATGCCGCGTGTGCATGGAGTCTCCGCGTAG
- the tcmP gene encoding three-Cys-motif partner protein TcmP, producing MDTIVEHRFGSVWTEEKLDVVMNYLDIYSTALRNTKWGLVYIDAFAGTGSREYDDETGNTLSCPGSVLRSLQISNPFSQYYFIEKDVEKAAELRRKLGEMRVNKGLVWNGDANNELPKIIQKLEGPLHRGVVFLDPFAMTVEWRTLKAIAASRILDLWFLVPFGAISRTLPREGEVNESWRQKLISTFGEDPIPHLYKVTRQPSLFGDTEDLDMFNINEDCPVRVGGPGMLARYILNRLRSIFAWVSSDVVVLRNSNNAPMFHLVYALSNPSDKAISLAQKLIKSILKKHKEGGGYVQSVGN from the coding sequence ATGGATACTATCGTTGAGCACCGCTTTGGCTCTGTATGGACAGAGGAAAAGCTGGATGTCGTTATGAATTACCTCGACATCTATTCGACTGCATTGAGAAACACAAAATGGGGTTTGGTGTATATCGATGCTTTTGCTGGAACCGGGAGCCGAGAATACGACGATGAAACTGGTAATACACTCTCCTGTCCTGGATCAGTCTTGCGGTCTCTTCAGATCTCCAACCCATTTAGTCAGTATTATTTCATTGAAAAGGATGTAGAAAAGGCTGCCGAGTTGCGGCGCAAGTTGGGCGAGATGCGAGTAAACAAAGGCTTGGTGTGGAACGGGGATGCCAACAATGAATTGCCGAAAATCATCCAGAAGCTAGAGGGGCCTCTGCATCGTGGCGTTGTGTTCCTTGACCCATTTGCTATGACTGTGGAATGGCGCACGCTGAAAGCTATCGCGGCATCTCGTATCTTGGACCTGTGGTTCCTGGTCCCCTTCGGAGCCATCTCTCGAACGCTTCCCCGTGAAGGGGAAGTCAATGAGTCGTGGCGGCAGAAGTTGATCTCTACTTTTGGTGAGGATCCTATTCCTCATCTATATAAAGTTACTCGTCAGCCAAGTCTATTTGGAGATACAGAAGATCTTGATATGTTTAATATCAATGAGGACTGTCCGGTTCGTGTGGGCGGTCCCGGGATGCTTGCGCGATATATTCTGAATCGTCTTCGGTCCATTTTTGCCTGGGTTTCAAGCGATGTCGTCGTGCTTAGAAACTCGAATAATGCGCCAATGTTCCATCTTGTTTATGCTTTATCTAATCCATCTGATAAGGCAATTAGTCTTGCACAAAAGCTGATTAAGTCTATACTTAAAAAGCACAAGGAAGGTGGCGGATATGTCCAAAGTGTCGGCAATTGA
- a CDS encoding ImmA/IrrE family metallo-endopeptidase: MARSHEPKPQEVPAWFGLRYPTQDDLETYAWELGAVVVYGDVEKGAFFPASSSSARAADVSESRPAVIIVPRSGPLARAWSLAHELGHLVHHSGPKGELLWSKGEAQANRWAACALIPEARILLHQNACVDAFVGALSAHFEDLPLQDCASRRLAGRIARMRINALEKVA, translated from the coding sequence GTGGCAAGAAGCCATGAGCCCAAGCCCCAGGAGGTCCCGGCGTGGTTCGGTCTCCGGTATCCGACTCAGGATGACCTGGAGACCTACGCCTGGGAGCTGGGGGCGGTGGTGGTCTATGGCGATGTGGAGAAGGGAGCTTTCTTCCCTGCCTCCTCTTCCTCCGCTAGGGCTGCTGACGTCTCAGAGTCGAGGCCTGCTGTGATCATCGTGCCCCGGAGTGGACCGCTGGCCAGGGCCTGGAGCCTCGCCCACGAGCTGGGGCACCTGGTGCATCACTCGGGGCCCAAGGGGGAGCTGCTCTGGAGCAAGGGCGAGGCCCAGGCCAACCGGTGGGCTGCCTGTGCCCTCATTCCCGAGGCGCGGATCCTCTTGCATCAGAACGCCTGCGTGGATGCCTTTGTGGGGGCGCTATCCGCACACTTTGAGGATCTGCCGCTGCAGGACTGCGCCTCCAGGAGGCTGGCGGGGAGAATCGCCCGGATGCGGATCAATGCGCTGGAGAAAGTGGCATGA
- a CDS encoding ribbon-helix-helix protein, CopG family, with translation MSGRGSRLYNPASDQVVVLLPVTIIDRLDQLAKANGTTRSALIREAVDLYLRSTREGS, from the coding sequence ATGAGCGGCCGGGGATCCCGCCTCTACAACCCGGCCTCGGACCAGGTCGTTGTGCTGCTGCCCGTCACCATCATCGACCGCCTTGACCAGCTGGCGAAGGCGAACGGGACCACCCGCAGCGCCTTAATCCGGGAGGCCGTCGACCTCTACCTGCGCAGCACCCGGGAGGGATCATGA
- a CDS encoding Mor transcription activator family protein — translation MTTKQSSGLCVADLEATVASEFREAGFSIEASVAIAELSVCALCSVLGGSQVYWPKTMLNRYRDRRIYQLANGHNSAELAQQFDLAKSRIEQIVRDGRQKRGRL, via the coding sequence ATGACCACAAAGCAGTCTTCCGGCCTCTGCGTGGCCGACCTCGAGGCCACCGTGGCCTCAGAATTCCGTGAGGCAGGGTTCAGCATCGAGGCATCTGTGGCCATCGCAGAACTCAGTGTTTGCGCGCTCTGCTCAGTGCTGGGTGGCTCCCAGGTCTACTGGCCGAAGACCATGCTGAACCGGTACCGTGACCGCCGGATCTATCAACTGGCCAACGGCCACAACAGCGCTGAACTGGCTCAGCAGTTCGATTTGGCCAAGAGCCGCATCGAGCAAATCGTTCGCGATGGCCGCCAGAAGCGCGGGAGGCTCTGA
- a CDS encoding helix-turn-helix domain-containing protein, whose amino-acid sequence MNIHEMTTEEAATLLSVTPRAVRKWAQEEGLPHRFIGKDLRFDWPQTLTWWTANKCRGPVAAQRGSSTPPKVVSEAQILATKARMDAIKLAEREGRMIDLQLVEDEWTRKILACRGRLLTIPARLRGPLGQEIAKRVEDEVFQALTELAKEWPDA is encoded by the coding sequence ATGAATATTCATGAAATGACCACAGAAGAGGCAGCGACACTCCTGTCGGTGACCCCTCGGGCCGTCCGAAAATGGGCCCAAGAAGAGGGGCTCCCGCACCGATTCATCGGCAAGGATCTGCGCTTCGATTGGCCCCAGACTTTGACCTGGTGGACCGCCAACAAGTGCCGGGGTCCGGTTGCGGCCCAGCGGGGGAGCTCCACTCCGCCCAAGGTAGTGTCCGAGGCCCAGATCCTCGCCACCAAAGCCCGGATGGACGCCATCAAGCTGGCCGAGCGAGAGGGCCGGATGATCGACCTCCAGCTGGTGGAGGACGAGTGGACCCGGAAGATCCTGGCGTGCCGGGGGCGGCTGCTGACCATCCCGGCCCGGTTACGGGGACCCCTGGGGCAGGAAATCGCCAAGCGGGTCGAGGACGAGGTATTCCAGGCCCTCACGGAGCTTGCCAAGGAATGGCCCGATGCGTGA